The following proteins are encoded in a genomic region of Methanoculleus bourgensis MS2:
- the trmY gene encoding tRNA (pseudouridine(54)-N(1))-methyltransferase TrmY produces MKRFVVVGHLAATSGTFSLNDLPGSAGRMDILCRCINSSLFLSHDLRRDVECYLILRGAPDPEKTVLFRGSAVRYLSPDERSSAALIKKALSIPCGDEFRESTPGVYVRRGGLSRILSEIPFAVLDEAGEDIRGVPVLPEAYLLSDHQNFTPEDQEMLEGRDRYSVGPLSLHADHTITVLLNEMDRRESGWMSSKR; encoded by the coding sequence ATGAAACGGTTTGTCGTCGTGGGCCACCTTGCCGCAACGAGCGGCACCTTCAGCCTCAACGATCTCCCGGGAAGCGCCGGGAGGATGGATATCCTCTGCCGCTGCATCAACTCCTCGCTCTTCCTCTCCCACGACCTCCGGCGCGACGTCGAGTGTTACCTCATCCTCCGCGGCGCACCAGACCCGGAGAAGACCGTCCTCTTCCGGGGGAGCGCTGTCCGTTACCTCTCGCCTGATGAGCGGAGCAGCGCCGCCCTGATCAAGAAGGCGCTCTCGATCCCCTGCGGGGATGAGTTCCGGGAGTCGACCCCCGGGGTCTACGTCCGCCGTGGGGGGCTCTCGCGGATTCTCTCCGAGATCCCGTTTGCGGTCCTCGATGAGGCGGGGGAGGATATCAGGGGCGTTCCGGTGCTGCCTGAGGCCTATCTCCTCTCTGACCACCAGAACTTCACCCCGGAGGATCAGGAGATGCTTGAGGGGCGGGACCGCTACTCGGTGGGGCCGTTGTCGCTGCATGCCGATCACACTATCACCGTCCTCTTAAACGAGATGGACCGGAGGGAATCTGGATGGATGTCATCGAAGAGGTAG
- a CDS encoding tRNA pseudouridine(54/55) synthase Pus10, translated as MDVIEEVEAILGYGDTCNHCLGRFFGKRSFGLTNEERGRALRIAHEITANEPHQEPAPESCWICGGELSRTDAWAARVVEAMQGIEFETFLIGTRVPPLMAESEEMVWSDLSLRDPEPLKAEMNREVGKAVSEMTGKVADLQKPDVVAILDLADETVEIQVNPVFFSGRYLKYERGIPQTHWDCRSCRGAGCERCNFTGKQYADSVEELIGRPVIETFGAENAVLHGAGREDIDARMLGSGRPFVMEVEAPRKRLVDLAALEAEINRSAEGRVAVHLTGWADRKMVQSLKSDKAHKKYRILVEIDGPVTSDEFRTALDQLNGVTIRQRTPTRVSHRRADKVRERQVIDIQCTGTQDDRYWVEVVGEAGLYIKELVSGDGGRTRPSLAQILGRTASVVSLDVVQVRTTNEQR; from the coding sequence ATGGATGTCATCGAAGAGGTAGAAGCAATCCTTGGATACGGCGATACCTGCAACCATTGCCTCGGGCGGTTCTTCGGCAAACGGTCGTTTGGGCTGACAAACGAAGAACGAGGGAGGGCGCTACGGATCGCGCACGAGATCACGGCGAACGAACCGCACCAGGAACCGGCACCGGAGTCCTGCTGGATCTGCGGCGGCGAACTCTCCCGCACCGATGCCTGGGCCGCAAGGGTCGTGGAAGCGATGCAGGGAATCGAGTTTGAGACGTTCCTTATCGGGACACGGGTGCCGCCGCTGATGGCGGAGAGCGAGGAGATGGTCTGGAGTGATCTCTCTCTGCGTGACCCCGAACCCCTGAAGGCTGAGATGAACCGGGAGGTGGGGAAGGCCGTCTCGGAGATGACGGGGAAGGTGGCTGACCTCCAGAAACCCGACGTCGTGGCGATCCTCGACCTTGCGGACGAGACCGTCGAGATACAGGTCAACCCCGTCTTCTTTTCCGGCCGTTACCTGAAATACGAGCGGGGGATCCCGCAGACCCACTGGGACTGCCGGTCCTGCAGGGGGGCCGGGTGCGAGCGCTGCAACTTCACCGGCAAGCAGTACGCAGACTCGGTCGAGGAACTGATCGGCCGGCCGGTGATCGAGACCTTCGGCGCCGAAAACGCCGTCCTCCACGGCGCCGGCCGGGAGGATATCGATGCCCGGATGCTCGGGTCGGGCCGCCCCTTCGTTATGGAGGTCGAGGCGCCGCGGAAGCGGTTGGTGGACCTCGCGGCGCTTGAAGCGGAGATCAACCGGAGCGCTGAGGGCAGGGTGGCGGTCCACCTGACCGGATGGGCGGACCGGAAGATGGTGCAAAGCCTTAAATCCGACAAAGCGCATAAAAAATACAGGATCCTGGTCGAGATCGACGGTCCTGTAACGTCAGATGAGTTCAGGACGGCCCTCGATCAGTTAAATGGTGTAACGATACGACAGCGCACCCCTACACGGGTGTCACACCGGCGGGCAGATAAAGTTCGGGAACGGCAGGTCATCGATATCCAGTGTACGGGCACACAGGACGACCGATACTGGGTCGAAGTCGTCGGTGAAGCAGGCCTCTACATCAAGGAACTGGTATCGGGTGATGGCGGCCGGACCCGGCCCAGCCTCGCCCAGATCCTGGGGCGCACCGCAAGTGTTGTCAGCCTCGATGTGGTGCAGGTCAGAACAACGAACGAGCAAAGGTGA
- a CDS encoding 50S ribosomal protein L21e, with the protein MAHHNGPRKKTRYKFKKDLRRRGIPPVSSVIQEFEIGQRVHVVVEPSVQKGMPHRRFHGKTGTVIGQRGRAWILEIRDGDAVKQVIARPQHLRAQRV; encoded by the coding sequence ATGGCACATCACAATGGACCACGCAAGAAGACGCGGTATAAGTTCAAGAAGGACCTCCGAAGACGCGGTATCCCCCCGGTATCCTCGGTGATTCAGGAGTTCGAGATCGGGCAGAGGGTTCACGTCGTGGTCGAACCGAGTGTCCAGAAAGGCATGCCCCACCGGAGATTCCACGGGAAGACGGGGACGGTCATCGGGCAGCGCGGACGCGCATGGATACTCGAGATCAGGGATGGAGATGCGGTAAAGCAGGTTATCGCGAGACCGCAACATCTAAGAGCGCAGAGAGTATAA
- a CDS encoding RNA polymerase Rpb4 family protein yields MKVKRIVSEERILLPELRDTLLTVEAARLESGEEMSYELRKSIEHANHLAKTSAEKARDLVDELMKLEKMKEDIAYRIANLMPRTRDELRAIYAKERFNLTTEELDEILDLVMTHF; encoded by the coding sequence ATGAAGGTAAAACGGATCGTTAGCGAAGAACGGATACTGCTTCCCGAACTGCGTGATACTCTCCTCACCGTGGAAGCCGCCCGGCTCGAATCTGGAGAAGAGATGTCCTACGAACTTCGTAAGAGCATCGAGCATGCCAATCATCTCGCAAAGACGTCCGCTGAGAAGGCCCGCGACCTGGTCGACGAGCTCATGAAGCTTGAGAAGATGAAGGAGGACATCGCCTACCGCATCGCGAACCTGATGCCGCGGACCCGGGACGAACTGCGAGCAATTTATGCCAAAGAACGATTTAACCTCACGACGGAAGAGCTCGACGAGATCCTTGATCTGGTAATGACCCACTTCTAA
- a CDS encoding DUF655 domain-containing protein, producing the protein MKTEKKEENAVIIDILPMGYANDPRPVYKREPVVLAVGVDQFKLLELIPKAGADIQIHDRVYIGDGERDTIERVKRRISYDDLTATAKLELPFVVEQIVLENERRFVDFFNKSLPITPKFHMLHLLPGIGKKLMWEVIEQREKKPFESFEDISRRIKSIPHPERMIISRVLREIEDPNEKYHIFTLK; encoded by the coding sequence ATGAAGACCGAGAAGAAAGAGGAGAACGCGGTAATCATCGATATACTCCCTATGGGGTATGCGAATGATCCGCGTCCGGTTTATAAGCGTGAACCGGTTGTGCTCGCCGTGGGGGTTGACCAATTCAAGTTGCTTGAGCTCATCCCGAAGGCGGGTGCCGATATCCAGATCCATGACCGCGTCTACATCGGTGATGGGGAGCGGGATACGATCGAACGGGTCAAGCGGCGGATCAGCTACGATGACCTGACGGCGACGGCAAAACTGGAACTCCCGTTTGTGGTCGAGCAGATCGTCCTTGAGAACGAGAGGCGGTTCGTCGACTTCTTCAATAAGTCTCTCCCGATCACGCCGAAGTTCCATATGCTCCACCTGCTCCCCGGCATCGGGAAGAAACTGATGTGGGAAGTGATCGAGCAGCGGGAGAAGAAGCCGTTTGAGAGTTTTGAGGATATCTCCCGGCGGATCAAGTCGATACCGCACCCGGAACGTATGATCATCAGCCGGGTCCTGCGCGAGATCGAGGACCCGAACGAGAAGTACCATATCTTTACACTGAAATGA
- the rsmA gene encoding 16S rRNA (adenine(1518)-N(6)/adenine(1519)-N(6))-dimethyltransferase RsmA — MSAPRDQHFLVDQRAVEKIAGFVDVSGRRVLEIGPGEGVLTRALLDRGATVVAVEVDPALVEELEFLFADEIAEGCLQLVPGDATKVDFPPFDIVVANLPYSASSKITFRLLESGFEVAVLMYQKEFARRMIARPGKPGVGRLSVMVQTYASVKPLLELSPNSFRPKPQVRSWVVRITPHEPPYPLADRGVYADVVRVLFSYRRKTVRKALRSGKDAFAPEAIERAIAGLPDDLLQLRPEDLSLEEFALIANRMSGCLHDELPARG; from the coding sequence ATGAGTGCTCCGAGGGATCAGCACTTTCTCGTCGACCAGAGGGCCGTCGAGAAGATCGCCGGTTTTGTTGATGTTTCCGGCCGGAGGGTGCTCGAGATCGGGCCCGGTGAAGGGGTCCTCACCCGCGCTCTCCTCGACCGGGGTGCGACAGTCGTTGCGGTAGAGGTCGATCCGGCTCTTGTGGAAGAACTTGAGTTCCTGTTTGCCGACGAGATTGCGGAAGGGTGTCTTCAGCTGGTTCCGGGCGATGCGACGAAGGTGGACTTCCCGCCGTTTGATATCGTCGTCGCAAACCTCCCCTACTCTGCCTCTTCAAAGATCACGTTCCGGCTGCTTGAGTCCGGGTTTGAGGTCGCGGTCCTGATGTACCAGAAGGAGTTTGCCCGGCGGATGATAGCGCGCCCCGGGAAGCCCGGCGTCGGGCGGCTCTCGGTGATGGTGCAGACCTATGCTTCGGTAAAACCGCTGCTCGAACTCTCGCCGAACTCCTTCCGCCCAAAACCCCAGGTCCGCTCCTGGGTGGTCAGGATCACGCCGCACGAACCGCCGTATCCGCTTGCGGACCGGGGAGTCTACGCGGATGTGGTCAGGGTGCTCTTCTCCTACCGGAGGAAGACTGTCAGGAAGGCGCTCCGGAGCGGCAAGGATGCTTTTGCGCCTGAAGCGATCGAGCGGGCGATCGCGGGCCTGCCTGACGACCTCCTGCAGCTGCGGCCCGAAGACCTGTCGCTTGAGGAGTTTGCGCTGATAGCAAACCGGATGAGCGGGTGCCTGCATGACGAGCTGCCGGCAAGAGGCTGA
- a CDS encoding HemK2/MTQ2 family protein methyltransferase, producing MTSCRQEADAAPDQVYPPAEDSHLLLRAALREIRPPDRVLEVGTGSGYVAASVLGRAASVVATDINPYAVESARARGVATVRTDLFAGLSGPFDLVLFNPPYLPTLPEERIDDWLEYALDGGPTGRAVIERFVADVGRVLAPFGRVLLLVSSLTGPDAVRELFAGQGFVSFIVDSEPLEDETLYVLRAMRDLCRAGA from the coding sequence ATGACGAGCTGCCGGCAAGAGGCTGACGCGGCCCCGGACCAGGTCTATCCTCCTGCCGAGGATTCGCATCTCCTTCTTCGTGCGGCGCTCCGGGAGATCCGGCCGCCCGACCGGGTGCTTGAGGTCGGGACCGGGAGCGGCTACGTTGCGGCCTCCGTTCTGGGCCGGGCGGCGAGTGTGGTCGCGACCGACATCAACCCCTACGCGGTGGAGTCCGCCCGTGCCCGCGGCGTAGCGACGGTCCGAACCGATCTCTTTGCGGGGTTGTCGGGCCCCTTCGACCTTGTCCTCTTTAACCCCCCTTACCTGCCGACACTTCCCGAAGAGCGGATCGACGACTGGCTGGAGTACGCCCTCGATGGCGGTCCCACGGGGAGAGCGGTGATTGAGCGGTTCGTCGCGGACGTTGGACGGGTGCTCGCGCCGTTCGGGCGGGTCCTGCTGCTCGTCTCGTCCCTGACCGGGCCTGACGCGGTGCGGGAACTCTTTGCCGGTCAGGGGTTCGTCTCGTTCATCGTCGATTCAGAGCCGCTTGAGGACGAGACCCTCTATGTGCTCAGGGCGATGCGGGACCTCTGCCGGGCGGGGGCGTGA
- a CDS encoding MATE family efflux transporter, translating to MSFKWAVKLYHLSPHIIRDNLTMQYSNNFLTEGSVGKGLWIVALPIIISNFLASILEVVDMYFIGKLGDIPIAGGAMSISIIIVLTTVIFGTVTATAAFVSRAYGSERFDRIPVILSHSLYLALAFSVVLAVIGMFWSQDLLLLLGADPEVAMVGARFLSPMLIGMFVFVTLMILTTVFQSTGDSRTPMFVMIVVNIVNIILNPTLIMGLGGFPAFGIAGSAYASLASRTTGVLLLIGVMYLLPSRKNGPVRFPKEWVFEPRLIKDIMKVMIPSAVQSGVRSFAFLGMTAIVALYGTAAVAAYGICQRLDMLGLVFVMGVCTGVAVMVGQNLGAGKVARAEKVVRIAMIVNASFMAVVGILYLLFAKHLLAFFGATGESLAGGILFMRIIPMSYFVIAMAMTMGFAMNGAGMTRPGMYAAITGQLIVQVGLAAIFVAMDLPLQSIWFAVVCGTVVVFLCDLFFYRQGTWKTKKLDLGGEINPESL from the coding sequence TTGAGCTTTAAATGGGCAGTCAAACTTTATCACCTATCACCTCATATAATACGTGATAACTTGACGATGCAGTATTCGAATAACTTCCTCACCGAGGGATCAGTCGGAAAAGGCCTCTGGATAGTGGCACTCCCGATCATTATCAGTAACTTCCTCGCGAGTATCCTGGAGGTGGTGGATATGTACTTCATCGGCAAGCTTGGTGATATCCCGATCGCCGGCGGAGCGATGAGCATATCCATCATAATAGTGCTTACCACCGTGATCTTCGGGACCGTGACGGCAACTGCTGCGTTTGTATCGCGAGCGTACGGATCAGAGCGGTTTGATCGCATCCCGGTGATCCTTTCGCATTCGCTTTATTTGGCACTCGCCTTCTCGGTGGTTCTTGCGGTCATCGGTATGTTCTGGTCGCAGGACCTCCTCCTGCTCCTGGGAGCTGACCCCGAGGTTGCAATGGTAGGGGCACGCTTTCTCTCCCCGATGCTGATAGGAATGTTTGTGTTCGTCACTCTGATGATCCTGACAACCGTCTTCCAGAGCACGGGGGATTCCAGGACACCGATGTTTGTGATGATCGTAGTGAATATCGTAAACATTATCCTGAACCCAACACTGATCATGGGCCTTGGCGGTTTCCCGGCATTCGGAATAGCCGGATCTGCATATGCGTCCCTTGCGTCGCGTACGACCGGCGTGCTGCTTCTGATCGGGGTGATGTATCTCCTGCCGTCCAGGAAGAACGGACCGGTCAGATTCCCGAAGGAATGGGTGTTTGAACCGCGGCTAATTAAGGATATCATGAAGGTCATGATACCATCGGCGGTACAGAGCGGGGTCAGGAGTTTTGCGTTCCTGGGGATGACAGCGATCGTAGCACTATACGGCACGGCAGCGGTGGCAGCATACGGTATCTGCCAGCGCCTGGATATGTTGGGCCTGGTGTTCGTGATGGGGGTTTGCACGGGAGTCGCGGTGATGGTCGGGCAGAACCTGGGAGCGGGAAAAGTAGCGAGGGCGGAGAAAGTAGTCAGGATTGCGATGATCGTGAATGCGTCATTTATGGCGGTTGTAGGTATCCTGTACCTGCTGTTTGCGAAGCACCTCCTGGCGTTCTTCGGCGCGACAGGTGAGTCGCTTGCAGGCGGCATCCTGTTTATGCGGATAATCCCCATGTCGTATTTTGTGATAGCTATGGCGATGACGATGGGATTTGCGATGAATGGTGCGGGGATGACGAGACCCGGCATGTACGCGGCGATCACGGGGCAGCTGATCGTGCAGGTGGGTCTTGCGGCGATCTTTGTGGCGATGGACCTGCCACTGCAGTCCATCTGGTTCGCGGTAGTCTGCGGCACAGTAGTGGTGTTCCTGTGCGATCTGTTCTTCTACAGGCAGGGTACCTGGAAGACAAAGAAACTAGATCTCGGTGGAGAAATTAATCCAGAGAGTCTCTAA
- a CDS encoding S16 family serine protease: MRMREKTLATLLILSLVMNVFLLVVALVPGEDPARILSQPPADDICPITTPAPLPTEKEAGAGGTASMQAPVILQKIEAGRGGPFSPDRVTEEGAMVDISAEVVPGRGRVLVQTTPLMGVVFQDAANQAVAVAQNRSHVNLSTSDIIFSIHGPEEVSEIDGPSAGALMTTLLLSVLEGFSLNENVTVTGTINENGEIGPVGGILVKAEAAAASGKTLLLLSEKNNQVFEYREETRTLGGLSIARQRPVAVDAKEYIEENYGIRVEYVDSIDGLLADVRLPAETPVTAVA; this comes from the coding sequence ATGCGCATGCGGGAGAAGACCCTGGCGACTCTGCTCATTCTATCGCTCGTCATGAACGTCTTCCTCCTGGTCGTCGCCCTTGTCCCGGGAGAGGACCCGGCCCGGATTCTTTCCCAACCTCCGGCAGATGATATATGCCCGATCACGACCCCGGCTCCTCTCCCGACAGAGAAGGAAGCGGGGGCCGGAGGTACGGCGTCGATGCAGGCGCCGGTCATCCTCCAGAAGATCGAGGCCGGCCGGGGCGGTCCTTTTTCCCCGGACAGGGTGACCGAGGAGGGCGCGATGGTGGACATCTCAGCCGAGGTCGTGCCCGGACGGGGCCGGGTGCTCGTCCAGACAACGCCCCTGATGGGGGTGGTCTTCCAGGACGCTGCGAATCAGGCAGTCGCTGTCGCGCAGAACCGCTCCCACGTGAACCTCTCGACAAGCGACATCATCTTCAGCATCCACGGACCGGAGGAGGTCTCAGAGATCGACGGCCCCAGCGCGGGGGCGCTGATGACAACGCTGCTCCTCTCGGTACTGGAGGGGTTTTCGCTCAACGAGAACGTGACCGTGACCGGAACCATCAATGAGAACGGGGAGATCGGCCCGGTCGGGGGAATCCTCGTGAAGGCCGAGGCCGCTGCAGCAAGCGGAAAGACGCTCCTGCTCCTCTCAGAGAAGAACAACCAGGTGTTTGAGTACCGCGAGGAGACCCGAACGCTCGGCGGACTGAGTATAGCAAGGCAGCGGCCTGTTGCTGTGGACGCAAAAGAGTACATCGAGGAGAACTACGGCATCAGAGTGGAGTACGTGGACTCCATAGACGGCCTGCTCGCCGATGTCCGCCTGCCCGCGGAGACCCCGGTCACCGCGGTTGCCTGA
- the mutL gene encoding DNA mismatch repair endonuclease MutL: protein MTGTKIQVLDPDTVNQIAAGEVVERPASVVKELLENAIDAGATSILVEVSSDLAGITMLRVTDDGEGMMPEEAVLAFQPHATSKIRDIADLSFIRTLGFRGEALASIAAVAEVTLVTRPRDSGALAGTRVVVRGGEVVEKNDVGAPEGTTVIVKHLFYNTPARRKFLKSRNTELAHIYGVAENLALAHGEVAFRVVHNGRERMATQRSGGLLNAIAGLYGADLARTLIPIDARTPLLRISGYLSRPSENRGNSSQVAISINGRSITSRQITAAVREGYGTLLPKDRYPVAFVDLSLEAGLVDVNVHPTKREVRLSREREILSAVAAAVEEALAGCDLAREAAAAEPVQQQIVPAEPKPMPPVAEPTATYATGHRALTLSDRQLRRTEEAGDAENLLPAMKPVGQVAATYIVAEGADGTLYLIDQHAAHERILYDQVVERRDATPETQELIMPAVLSLPPRESAALRDAMAVLAEEGFVVEEFGRDTFAVRAVPAALGALEDPGVVRETIADLLTGASRTNPDRREAVTCIVACRGAVKAGVLLTHDQQRRLLAQLARTKTPWTCPHGRPTVVAFDKRKLDGMFRRG, encoded by the coding sequence ATGACCGGGACGAAGATACAGGTCCTCGACCCCGATACGGTCAACCAGATCGCGGCCGGCGAGGTCGTGGAGCGGCCGGCATCGGTGGTAAAAGAACTCCTGGAGAACGCCATCGATGCGGGAGCGACAAGCATCCTCGTCGAGGTCTCCTCGGACCTTGCCGGGATCACGATGCTCCGGGTGACCGACGACGGGGAAGGGATGATGCCGGAGGAGGCGGTGCTTGCGTTCCAGCCGCATGCGACGAGCAAGATCCGGGACATCGCCGACCTCTCATTCATCCGGACCCTGGGGTTCCGGGGGGAGGCGCTCGCAAGCATCGCCGCCGTCGCTGAGGTGACCCTGGTCACCCGTCCCCGGGACTCAGGGGCGCTCGCCGGCACCAGGGTGGTGGTCAGGGGCGGCGAGGTTGTGGAGAAGAACGACGTGGGGGCACCGGAGGGGACGACGGTGATCGTGAAACACCTCTTCTACAACACCCCCGCCCGCCGGAAGTTCTTAAAGAGCAGGAACACCGAGCTCGCCCACATCTACGGGGTTGCGGAGAACCTCGCGCTCGCGCACGGCGAGGTCGCGTTCCGGGTGGTGCACAACGGGAGAGAGCGGATGGCGACCCAGCGGTCGGGCGGACTCCTGAATGCCATCGCAGGTCTTTACGGCGCTGACCTTGCCCGCACACTCATCCCCATCGACGCGAGAACCCCTCTCCTCCGGATCAGCGGGTACCTGTCCCGCCCGTCCGAGAACCGGGGGAACTCCTCGCAGGTCGCGATCAGCATCAACGGCAGGAGCATAACCTCCCGGCAGATCACTGCGGCCGTACGGGAGGGCTACGGCACCCTCCTCCCGAAAGACCGCTACCCGGTGGCGTTCGTCGACCTCTCGCTTGAAGCCGGTCTCGTGGACGTCAACGTCCACCCGACCAAGCGGGAGGTCCGGCTCTCCAGAGAACGGGAGATCCTCTCTGCGGTTGCGGCCGCTGTGGAGGAGGCGCTCGCCGGGTGCGACCTCGCCCGCGAAGCAGCGGCGGCGGAGCCGGTGCAGCAGCAGATCGTCCCGGCGGAGCCGAAACCGATGCCGCCGGTGGCCGAGCCGACCGCTACCTACGCAACAGGCCACCGGGCTCTCACCCTCTCAGACCGGCAGCTCCGCAGGACGGAGGAAGCAGGGGATGCCGAGAACCTCCTCCCCGCCATGAAGCCGGTGGGACAGGTGGCGGCGACCTATATCGTGGCTGAAGGGGCCGACGGGACCCTCTATCTCATCGACCAGCACGCGGCCCACGAACGGATCCTCTACGACCAGGTCGTGGAACGGCGCGACGCAACGCCCGAGACCCAGGAACTGATCATGCCTGCCGTCCTCTCCCTCCCGCCGCGGGAGTCTGCCGCGCTCCGCGACGCAATGGCGGTCCTGGCGGAGGAGGGGTTCGTGGTCGAGGAGTTCGGCCGGGACACCTTCGCCGTCCGGGCGGTGCCGGCCGCCCTCGGCGCACTTGAGGACCCCGGGGTTGTCAGGGAGACGATCGCCGACCTCCTCACCGGAGCGTCCCGCACCAATCCCGACCGGCGGGAGGCGGTCACCTGCATCGTCGCCTGCAGGGGCGCGGTGAAGGCCGGCGTCCTTCTCACGCACGACCAGCAGAGACGTCTCCTCGCACAGCTCGCCCGGACGAAGACCCCCTGGACATGCCCGCACGGGAGGCCGACGGTGGTGGCGTTCGATAAACGGAAACTCGACGGGATGTTCCGGCGTGGGTGA